From one Lactiplantibacillus paraplantarum genomic stretch:
- the plsX gene encoding phosphate acyltransferase PlsX, which produces MIKIAIDAMGGDYAPNAVIEGVEQARDLFEDTVFLLYGQRDVINAQLKNRDRIQIINADEVITMEDEPVRAVRRKKHSSIVMAAQAVKDGQADAFFSAGNSGAVLAAGLFIVGRIKGIDRPGLVTVLPVVRNANQSNFVMMDIGANADSKPLNLQQYGVLGTYYAERMMQAKQPRVALLNNGTEDDKGNKVHKAAFELLSQTDGINFIGNVESRDLLNGVADVVVTDGFTGNAVLKSIEGTARSMLGLVKDAVYNTGISGKLGGLLLKSGFNDIRSQMDYSQYGGAVLLGLKAPVIKTHGSSKAPTIVNTIRQIRQMVSTDIVPGVAEYFANQQANQQASVDIPAEND; this is translated from the coding sequence ATGATTAAAATTGCGATTGATGCCATGGGTGGCGATTACGCCCCTAATGCTGTGATCGAGGGGGTCGAACAGGCTCGTGATTTATTTGAGGATACGGTCTTTTTGTTATACGGCCAACGTGACGTGATCAACGCACAACTGAAGAATCGGGATCGGATCCAAATTATTAATGCTGATGAAGTCATTACCATGGAAGATGAACCAGTGCGAGCTGTGCGGCGTAAGAAGCATTCATCAATCGTGATGGCAGCCCAGGCCGTCAAGGATGGTCAGGCAGATGCCTTCTTTTCTGCAGGTAATTCGGGAGCCGTACTTGCGGCTGGACTATTTATCGTGGGGCGAATCAAGGGCATCGACCGGCCGGGGTTAGTGACTGTTTTACCAGTTGTTCGTAATGCCAACCAGTCTAATTTTGTGATGATGGATATTGGTGCTAATGCGGATAGCAAGCCGTTGAACTTGCAACAATACGGGGTGTTAGGGACGTATTATGCGGAACGGATGATGCAGGCCAAGCAGCCGCGAGTGGCACTGCTCAATAATGGGACCGAAGATGATAAGGGCAATAAAGTGCATAAGGCGGCTTTTGAACTCTTGTCGCAGACGGATGGTATCAACTTTATTGGTAATGTTGAGTCGCGTGACTTGTTGAACGGGGTCGCTGACGTCGTGGTGACCGATGGCTTTACGGGAAACGCCGTCTTAAAGAGTATTGAAGGGACAGCCCGTTCAATGCTGGGGTTAGTTAAGGATGCCGTCTATAACACGGGCATTAGTGGTAAACTCGGGGGCCTACTACTCAAGAGCGGCTTTAATGATATTCGCTCACAAATGGACTACTCCCAGTACGGAGGGGCCGTACTACTTGGTTTGAAAGCGCCGGTCATTAAGACGCACGGTTCCAGTAAAGCGCCTACGATTGTGAACACCATTCGGCAAATTCGTCAGATGGTCAGCACGGATATTGTACCAGGCGTTGCGGAATATTTCGCAAATCAACAGGCTAATCAGCAAGCAAGTGTAGACATTCCTGCTGAAAACGATTAG
- the ftsY gene encoding signal recognition particle-docking protein FtsY has translation MGLFSRLKKAFSLPESDDAQTTSAASDASAATSQASTSVSDDRAPSSQQSARSDVATTESTATPVSSTAVSETTSTADEPATVTPAATSEAPADSMAAVTAQPDSQAPMQSATVSEAPLTASAMVAQSLAALSASAAQVSQAAASEGALTTKSDAAVEGNAMSESVASTAPAVKSSAPTETAATESAAPTVNAADSEVTEPEVTEAERYDEGLKKSRKTFGDRINAFLANFRHVDETFFDDLEDTLIESDVGYETAMRISDELRDEVKLKNAKSKKEISSVIVEKLVDMYGEAGEGEDNSIHMAKSGPTVILFVGVNGAGKTTTIGKMANMYKQQGKKVLLAACDTFRAGAIQQLQVWGQRDGVDVVAKAEKSDPAAVCFDAVKKAKAEDYDVLFVDTAGRLQNKVNLMNELEKIKRVITREIPDAPHEVLLVLDATTGQNALNQAKLFKQSTDVSGIVLTKLDGTARGGIVLAIRNELHLAVKYVGLGEKVTDLRPFNANDFVYGLFKDIITG, from the coding sequence ATGGGACTATTTAGTCGGTTAAAAAAAGCGTTTAGTCTACCAGAATCAGATGATGCTCAAACAACATCAGCTGCTAGTGACGCGTCGGCAGCAACGAGTCAAGCTAGTACGTCGGTCAGTGATGATCGGGCCCCTTCGTCACAACAGTCAGCTCGGTCGGATGTCGCAACAACTGAATCAACTGCCACACCGGTGTCCAGTACAGCCGTAAGCGAAACGACGAGTACTGCGGACGAACCAGCTACAGTAACACCAGCGGCTACTAGTGAAGCCCCGGCTGATAGCATGGCAGCGGTAACCGCGCAACCTGATTCGCAAGCACCAATGCAATCAGCGACGGTGTCGGAAGCACCACTCACGGCCAGTGCAATGGTTGCCCAGTCACTAGCTGCATTAAGTGCGAGTGCGGCACAAGTTAGTCAAGCGGCCGCGAGCGAAGGGGCGTTAACGACTAAGTCTGATGCAGCAGTTGAAGGCAACGCAATGTCAGAATCAGTGGCCAGTACGGCGCCAGCAGTCAAGTCATCAGCGCCAACAGAGACGGCTGCGACTGAATCGGCCGCACCGACTGTTAATGCGGCTGATTCGGAAGTGACTGAGCCGGAAGTGACTGAAGCCGAACGTTATGATGAAGGACTGAAGAAGTCACGGAAGACGTTTGGCGATCGGATCAACGCCTTCTTGGCTAATTTCCGTCACGTTGATGAGACGTTTTTCGATGACTTAGAAGATACGTTGATCGAATCTGATGTGGGTTATGAGACCGCCATGCGGATCAGTGACGAGCTACGTGACGAAGTTAAATTAAAGAACGCGAAGAGCAAGAAAGAAATTTCAAGCGTCATCGTCGAAAAATTGGTTGATATGTACGGCGAAGCTGGTGAGGGTGAGGATAACTCAATTCACATGGCTAAGAGTGGCCCAACCGTCATTTTATTTGTCGGGGTCAACGGTGCAGGTAAGACAACCACAATCGGTAAGATGGCGAACATGTACAAGCAGCAAGGCAAGAAGGTCTTGTTGGCGGCTTGTGATACGTTTAGAGCTGGTGCAATCCAGCAGTTGCAAGTCTGGGGCCAACGAGACGGGGTTGACGTGGTCGCTAAGGCCGAAAAGAGCGATCCGGCAGCTGTGTGCTTTGACGCGGTTAAGAAGGCTAAGGCCGAAGATTACGACGTGCTCTTTGTGGATACCGCTGGTCGGTTGCAAAATAAGGTTAACTTGATGAATGAATTGGAAAAAATCAAGCGGGTCATCACGCGTGAAATCCCAGATGCACCACATGAGGTCTTACTGGTGTTGGATGCAACGACCGGGCAAAATGCGTTAAATCAGGCAAAACTGTTTAAACAATCAACGGATGTTAGTGGGATTGTGTTAACAAAGCTTGATGGTACGGCACGTGGTGGGATCGTCTTGGCCATTCGTAACGAGTTGCATCTCGCCGTGAAGTACGTTGGTTTGGGTGAAAAAGTTACTGATTTACGGCCGTTCAATGCCAATGACTTTGTCTATGGTTTATTTAAAGACATTATCACGGGTTAA
- a CDS encoding DAK2 domain-containing protein, with amino-acid sequence MKITTITNLEFGKMVQAASQKLNQRAEFINSLNVFPVPDGDTGTNMSLSMASGAKYEREETSTNVGDLASALAKGLLMGARGNSGVILSQIFRGFSKAVADKDVLTANDLAAALAAGAQTAYKAVMKPTEGTILTVIRKAAGAGKEAVKTTDDICEVMDAVVVAAEAALKSTPDLLPVLKQVGVVDSGGQGLTFVLEAFSDSLSGKVDESQDYVPDDAEMDSMIDAAHHQSVQGQLDPNDIKYGYCTEIMVRIGDGKLVDHKFDYETFYNYLAQLGDSLLVINDDEIVKVHVHTEHPGDVMTWGQRFGALIKVKVDNMRLQQETIMEHDQESEAQAAAEPTLPSQPQVDMHGYAIISVSSGEGIGKLFKGLGVTDIIAGGQTMNPSTADIVKAVNDSGAKQALVLPNNKNIFLAAEQAAEVADVPVKIIHSQTISQGMTAMLAFNAEAGLDDNQAAMEETLSTVVSGQVTHAVRDTTIDGLEIKKDDYMGLVDGKIVITNPDRDTATLDMVKAMLDEDSELVTIIYGKDATQADADHLAAKVQELDDELEIEIHEGDQPVYPFLVSVE; translated from the coding sequence TTGAAAATCACCACGATTACTAATCTTGAATTTGGCAAAATGGTGCAGGCTGCGTCACAAAAGCTGAACCAACGTGCCGAATTTATTAATTCTTTGAATGTCTTTCCGGTACCAGATGGTGATACCGGGACTAATATGAGTCTATCGATGGCCAGCGGTGCCAAGTACGAACGTGAAGAAACCAGTACGAACGTGGGCGACTTAGCGTCAGCTTTAGCCAAGGGTCTCTTAATGGGGGCCCGGGGAAATTCTGGGGTGATCTTGTCACAGATTTTTCGGGGCTTCTCAAAGGCCGTTGCGGATAAGGACGTTTTAACTGCCAATGATTTGGCAGCAGCCCTCGCAGCAGGGGCTCAGACTGCTTATAAGGCCGTTATGAAGCCAACTGAAGGAACTATTCTGACTGTGATCCGTAAAGCTGCTGGTGCCGGTAAGGAGGCCGTTAAAACGACCGACGATATTTGTGAAGTCATGGATGCCGTTGTCGTTGCTGCGGAAGCTGCTTTAAAATCGACCCCCGATTTATTACCAGTGTTGAAACAAGTCGGGGTCGTTGATTCCGGTGGCCAGGGACTGACTTTTGTGTTAGAAGCCTTTAGTGACTCATTAAGTGGTAAGGTCGATGAATCACAAGACTACGTTCCTGATGATGCAGAAATGGATTCGATGATCGATGCTGCTCATCATCAAAGTGTTCAAGGTCAGTTAGACCCGAATGACATCAAGTATGGCTACTGTACTGAAATTATGGTACGAATCGGCGATGGTAAGTTAGTTGATCACAAGTTTGATTACGAGACGTTTTACAATTACTTAGCACAACTAGGCGATTCACTACTAGTGATTAATGATGATGAAATTGTAAAGGTTCACGTGCATACGGAGCATCCGGGTGATGTCATGACGTGGGGCCAACGTTTTGGTGCGTTAATTAAAGTTAAAGTCGATAATATGCGCCTACAACAAGAAACCATCATGGAACACGATCAAGAAAGTGAAGCACAAGCTGCCGCCGAACCAACTTTGCCTTCACAACCACAAGTTGATATGCACGGCTACGCCATCATCTCGGTTTCATCGGGTGAGGGTATTGGTAAGCTGTTCAAAGGCTTAGGCGTGACTGATATCATTGCTGGTGGTCAAACGATGAACCCTAGTACGGCGGATATCGTTAAGGCCGTCAATGACAGTGGTGCCAAGCAAGCGTTAGTATTGCCGAACAACAAAAATATCTTCTTGGCGGCTGAACAAGCTGCAGAAGTTGCCGATGTCCCGGTTAAAATCATTCATAGTCAAACGATTTCACAAGGTATGACTGCGATGTTGGCGTTCAATGCTGAAGCTGGCTTGGATGATAATCAAGCGGCAATGGAGGAAACCTTGAGCACAGTCGTTAGTGGTCAAGTGACGCATGCCGTTCGCGATACGACAATCGATGGCCTGGAAATCAAGAAAGATGATTATATGGGCTTAGTTGATGGTAAAATCGTGATTACGAACCCTGATCGTGATACGGCTACTTTGGATATGGTGAAGGCCATGCTTGACGAAGATAGCGAATTAGTGACGATTATTTACGGTAAGGATGCGACACAGGCTGATGCTGACCATTTGGCAGCTAAGGTTCAAGAACTGGATGATGAATTAGAAATTGAAATTCATGAAGGTGACCAACCAGTCTATCCATTCCTTGTTTCAGTTGAATAA
- the smc gene encoding chromosome segregation protein SMC — protein MQLKSLEISGFKSFADKTKIDFQAGMTGIVGPNGSGKSNIIEAIRWVLGEQAVKSLRGTKMTDVIFAGSANRKPLNMAKVTITFDNSDHFLPLDYAEVSITRKLFRNGDSDYLINNQSCRLKDITNLMIDTGLGKDSFSVISQGRVEAVFNAKPEDRRSIIEDVAGVLKYKKDKFTTENKLAETTDYLDRVNDIIAELSQQKGPLEEQASLARDYQDQKQKFDYLDRSRLVKKLTIARDQLQGVNEKLASAKALVAKYQQQVDAGATKLANLKTQQTAQLKQKDQLAAQNLELTKTIENTQGQQGVDAERRQNQQSEQERLTASLTATEQQIVTQTEQQAQLRQTLSEQQAQVKAVKAQVGELTTATSAAGRQQLADELEKLRNAYIDEKQVQAELNNEAKNLVKQHQQSGSQSTALAERLAQAQANLKRVQTTVDVHNREQRDLENQVNQQQTTLTAQQAQVKTNAEQIDEQQQRWLDAAGLMQREKSRLEALQAVQERYTNFYAGVRMVLQHRQQFSGVAGAVSELLTVPDRYTKAVEVALGGQLQNIVCDTQQTAKTVVNFLKQNHAGRATFLPIERMTARQLPVNTEHDLLQQPGVLGVASELVDCEPKIMAIKRYLLGTTAIVDTLDHAMAISRSRRFRCKLVTVDGETIAASGAITGGATRHDDNGLLQQQQSAEKIAANVEQMQSELVTYEQGLANLKKANQDLMVQVETSRQQLSDLKDHLSQVQAQLQAAQSEQTQLSRQVKALTYEQQQTQADDSYEDLVARNQQAQAANAAKLKDYQAQMQTVQQQQTDYESYQQTQAAKLQAQREQLITLQEHVKQTQRQLEQCTVSFTQAEQTKKQTQADLTAIQTTLASQQMSVAERETVLKTAKAKQTEVEQQRAACEHQLATINDQVEELSNQQVRLQQLAAAATDDYRRLELSQTKLTGEVDHATADLAEKYQLTVAAAQADVSDLALPAITEQLKLLKRGLDEIGTVNLGAIEEFERVKERFDFLNNQAADLKEAKEHLLQTMADLDTTVATRFKTAFDQVAAEFSTIFEQMFGGGKAELILTDPEHLLTSGVDIMAQPPGKKFQRLSLLSGGERALTAITLLFAILAVRPVPFSILDEAEAALDDANVDRFSQYLNDFQTGTQFVIITHRKGTMMHADVLYGVTMEESGVSKMVSVSLADLKEEQK, from the coding sequence ATGCAACTTAAATCATTAGAAATCAGCGGATTTAAATCTTTTGCTGATAAAACCAAAATTGATTTTCAAGCCGGAATGACGGGAATTGTCGGCCCAAACGGTAGTGGTAAGAGTAACATTATTGAAGCTATTCGCTGGGTCCTTGGAGAACAGGCGGTCAAAAGTTTACGTGGAACCAAGATGACTGACGTGATTTTTGCCGGCTCGGCTAACCGAAAACCGTTGAATATGGCTAAAGTCACCATTACATTTGATAATAGTGACCACTTTTTACCCTTAGATTATGCGGAAGTTAGTATTACACGAAAACTCTTTCGCAACGGTGACAGTGATTATTTAATTAATAATCAGAGTTGCCGGCTGAAAGATATTACGAATTTGATGATTGATACGGGACTTGGAAAAGACTCGTTTTCAGTGATTTCTCAAGGCCGCGTTGAGGCGGTCTTTAATGCCAAACCAGAAGATCGACGCAGTATTATTGAAGACGTCGCTGGGGTTTTAAAGTACAAAAAGGATAAGTTCACAACTGAGAATAAATTAGCGGAAACGACGGATTATTTAGACCGGGTGAACGATATTATTGCGGAGTTGAGTCAGCAAAAGGGACCGTTGGAAGAACAGGCGAGTCTTGCCCGGGATTATCAAGATCAAAAACAAAAATTTGATTATTTGGACCGTTCGCGGCTCGTTAAGAAGTTGACGATTGCTCGAGATCAGTTGCAGGGTGTCAATGAAAAGTTAGCTAGTGCCAAAGCGTTAGTGGCTAAATATCAGCAACAAGTTGATGCGGGTGCGACTAAGCTGGCTAATTTGAAAACCCAACAGACGGCTCAATTAAAGCAAAAAGATCAGCTGGCAGCGCAAAATCTTGAGTTAACTAAGACGATCGAAAATACGCAAGGCCAACAAGGGGTTGATGCTGAGCGGCGGCAAAACCAGCAGTCTGAGCAGGAACGGTTAACAGCTAGTTTGACCGCAACTGAGCAACAGATTGTGACGCAAACCGAGCAACAAGCTCAATTACGACAAACCTTATCTGAGCAGCAGGCCCAAGTTAAGGCAGTCAAAGCACAAGTCGGAGAATTAACAACGGCGACGAGTGCAGCCGGTCGTCAGCAGTTGGCCGATGAGCTGGAAAAACTACGCAATGCTTATATTGATGAAAAACAAGTTCAGGCTGAACTGAATAACGAAGCGAAGAACTTAGTTAAACAACATCAACAGTCTGGCAGTCAGAGCACGGCGTTAGCAGAACGGTTAGCACAGGCGCAAGCTAATCTAAAACGGGTGCAGACGACCGTTGACGTGCATAATCGGGAGCAACGTGATTTAGAAAATCAAGTCAATCAACAACAAACAACATTAACGGCTCAGCAAGCTCAAGTTAAGACGAATGCGGAACAGATCGATGAGCAACAGCAGCGCTGGTTAGATGCAGCGGGACTAATGCAACGTGAGAAGTCACGCTTAGAAGCTTTACAAGCTGTTCAGGAACGCTACACGAACTTCTATGCGGGTGTCCGGATGGTCCTGCAACATCGCCAGCAGTTTAGTGGTGTCGCCGGGGCTGTTTCCGAACTCTTGACTGTCCCTGACCGTTACACTAAGGCGGTTGAGGTTGCGTTGGGGGGCCAGTTGCAAAATATTGTTTGTGATACGCAACAGACGGCCAAAACCGTGGTCAATTTCTTAAAACAAAATCACGCTGGCCGGGCGACGTTTTTACCGATCGAGCGGATGACGGCGCGACAACTGCCCGTTAATACTGAGCACGACTTATTACAACAACCCGGGGTGTTAGGTGTTGCCAGTGAATTGGTCGATTGTGAGCCCAAAATTATGGCTATCAAACGTTATTTATTGGGAACAACGGCAATTGTTGACACGTTAGATCATGCGATGGCAATTTCACGGAGTCGCCGGTTTCGGTGCAAGTTAGTGACCGTTGATGGTGAAACGATTGCGGCTAGTGGGGCCATTACTGGTGGTGCCACGCGGCATGATGATAATGGGCTTCTCCAGCAACAACAGTCCGCTGAAAAAATTGCGGCGAATGTTGAACAGATGCAATCTGAATTGGTGACCTATGAGCAAGGTCTGGCCAATCTAAAAAAAGCCAACCAAGATTTAATGGTTCAGGTCGAAACTAGCCGTCAACAATTGAGCGATCTCAAGGACCACCTCAGCCAGGTGCAGGCGCAATTACAAGCTGCTCAGAGTGAACAAACTCAGTTAAGTCGTCAAGTTAAAGCTTTAACCTATGAACAGCAACAAACGCAGGCTGATGATAGCTATGAGGATTTAGTGGCTCGTAATCAGCAAGCTCAAGCGGCCAATGCGGCTAAGCTAAAAGATTATCAAGCGCAAATGCAGACTGTTCAACAGCAACAAACTGATTATGAAAGCTATCAACAGACACAGGCGGCGAAGTTACAAGCACAACGGGAACAATTGATTACGCTGCAGGAGCACGTTAAACAAACGCAACGACAATTAGAACAGTGTACGGTTTCTTTCACGCAAGCTGAGCAGACAAAAAAGCAAACGCAAGCGGATTTAACGGCCATTCAAACGACATTAGCTAGTCAGCAAATGTCGGTCGCGGAGCGTGAAACGGTCTTGAAAACGGCTAAGGCTAAACAAACTGAGGTTGAACAACAACGGGCGGCTTGTGAACACCAGCTGGCAACGATCAATGATCAGGTTGAAGAATTGTCAAACCAGCAAGTTCGCTTGCAACAACTAGCTGCGGCTGCAACTGACGACTACCGGCGTTTGGAATTAAGTCAAACGAAATTGACCGGTGAAGTCGACCATGCGACCGCGGACTTAGCTGAAAAGTATCAGCTGACAGTTGCGGCAGCTCAGGCCGATGTTAGTGACTTAGCGTTGCCAGCAATTACAGAGCAGTTGAAACTACTCAAACGAGGCTTGGATGAGATTGGAACGGTCAACTTAGGTGCAATCGAGGAGTTTGAACGGGTCAAGGAACGCTTCGACTTTTTAAATAATCAAGCAGCCGACCTAAAGGAAGCTAAGGAACACTTGTTACAAACCATGGCAGACTTGGATACAACCGTCGCGACGCGTTTTAAAACGGCGTTTGATCAAGTAGCCGCGGAGTTTAGTACGATTTTTGAGCAGATGTTTGGTGGCGGTAAGGCTGAATTGATTTTAACCGATCCGGAACACTTACTGACGAGTGGTGTCGATATTATGGCCCAGCCACCTGGTAAGAAGTTCCAGCGGTTAAGTCTGTTGTCCGGTGGTGAACGAGCGTTAACGGCCATTACGTTATTGTTTGCGATTCTAGCAGTGCGGCCCGTGCCGTTCAGCATTTTGGATGAAGCCGAAGCTGCGTTAGACGATGCCAACGTGGACCGTTTCAGTCAGTATTTGAATGACTTTCAAACGGGGACGCAGTTTGTGATCATTACCCACCGAAAAGGGACCATGATGCACGCTGATGTGCTTTACGGGGTCACCATGGAAGAATCGGGCGTCTCCAAGATGGTTTCCGTCTCCTTGGCGGACTTGAAAGAGGAACAGAAATAA
- the rnc gene encoding ribonuclease III codes for MITELAAMLKERFGIVFNDPDLLAEAFTQASYVNEHQDQQLKYYERVEFLGDAVLELVVSEYLYKRYKDMPQGKLTRLRAAMVCEESFASFARECDFPQYIRLGKGEQKAHAWERDSLLCDIFESFVGALYLDQGREPVLKFVHQVIFPKLDEGRFDGVFDYKTTLQEYLQRDGDVAIDYQLIEQDGPANERSYEIAVLADGQKIGEGWGHSKKEAEQSAARQAYSQLQQE; via the coding sequence ATGATTACAGAATTAGCCGCAATGTTAAAGGAACGTTTTGGCATTGTCTTTAATGATCCCGATTTACTGGCCGAGGCGTTTACACAAGCCTCATATGTCAATGAACATCAGGATCAACAATTGAAATATTACGAACGGGTCGAATTTTTGGGGGATGCCGTCTTGGAGTTAGTGGTGTCCGAATATTTATACAAACGTTATAAAGACATGCCCCAAGGTAAGTTGACTCGTTTACGGGCCGCGATGGTTTGCGAAGAGAGCTTCGCTAGTTTTGCCCGTGAATGTGACTTTCCTCAATACATCCGCTTAGGCAAGGGTGAACAAAAAGCCCATGCGTGGGAACGAGATTCACTTCTATGTGACATTTTTGAGTCGTTTGTCGGGGCTTTGTACTTAGACCAAGGACGTGAACCTGTCTTGAAGTTTGTTCATCAAGTGATTTTTCCTAAATTGGATGAAGGCCGTTTTGATGGCGTGTTTGATTATAAGACGACCTTACAAGAATATTTGCAACGTGATGGTGATGTCGCCATTGACTATCAGTTAATCGAACAAGATGGCCCAGCTAACGAGCGCTCATATGAGATCGCCGTACTTGCCGATGGTCAAAAGATTGGTGAGGGTTGGGGCCATTCGAAGAAGGAAGCCGAACAGAGTGCTGCACGGCAAGCCTATTCACAATTACAGCAAGAGTAA
- the recG gene encoding ATP-dependent DNA helicase RecG, producing MGQQLSDAVATLSGVGPARQKGLAELGINTIADLLTYYPFRYEDLQVKDVNEIADQEKVTLKGTVASEPVLARFGRKKNRLNFRLLIDHDVYMVTFFNQPYLMKQIETGQDLAVYGKWDATRSSLTGMKIINPNNADSAFGSIYPASKTVKQGTIQKMVKQAYELYAPVITDIVPAELRAKYRLLPRRQMIHDMHFPASQADSTAARRSATYEEFLLFQMQMQALKQTDATTNGIAITYDNERLKAFIKTLPFELTRAQKRVVNEICLDLKSPKHMNRLLQGDVGSGKTIVAAIVMYAAITAGYQAALMAPTEILAEQHADNLAQVFADTDVNVALLTGATKPAARKTLLAALAAGEINLLIGTHALIQDGVAYANLGLVITDEQHRFGVNQRAAFRQKGGQPDTLAMTATPIPRTLAITAYGEMDVSEIDELPAGRQPIQTTWVRSNQANSALSFVHQQIDNGSQAYVVTPLIEESETLDVKNAEALSANLQEYFGTSVKVGLLHGRMKPEEKDTVMAAFKAGDIQLLVSTTVIEVGVDVKNATIMMIYDADRFGLAQLHQLRGRVGRGTKASYCILVADPKNQQGIERMQIMTQTTNGFVLAQKDLELRGAGDVLGVKQSGMPEFKVGDPIADLTVLQVAQQDAHAIVQQPDWQSQPNNQALAAYLSQKLAAVGTLD from the coding sequence ATGGGACAACAATTGAGTGACGCGGTTGCAACGTTAAGTGGTGTCGGCCCAGCCCGCCAAAAAGGATTAGCAGAGCTTGGGATCAATACGATTGCAGATTTATTGACGTATTATCCCTTTCGCTACGAAGATCTACAGGTCAAAGATGTTAATGAGATTGCGGATCAGGAAAAGGTGACGTTAAAAGGGACGGTGGCTTCGGAACCGGTTTTGGCACGGTTTGGTCGCAAAAAGAACCGGTTGAACTTTCGTCTGTTAATTGACCATGACGTCTACATGGTGACCTTTTTTAATCAACCATACTTAATGAAACAGATCGAGACGGGGCAAGATTTAGCTGTTTATGGCAAGTGGGATGCCACACGAAGTAGTTTGACGGGAATGAAAATTATTAATCCGAATAATGCCGATTCGGCGTTTGGCTCAATCTATCCGGCTAGTAAGACTGTCAAGCAAGGCACGATTCAGAAAATGGTAAAACAAGCTTATGAACTTTATGCACCGGTTATTACGGATATTGTGCCAGCTGAATTACGAGCGAAATACCGACTATTACCGCGACGTCAAATGATCCACGATATGCATTTTCCAGCTAGCCAGGCGGATTCAACGGCTGCACGGCGCTCGGCAACGTATGAAGAATTCTTACTGTTTCAAATGCAAATGCAAGCTTTGAAGCAAACCGATGCGACCACTAATGGTATTGCGATCACTTATGATAATGAACGGCTAAAAGCCTTTATTAAAACATTGCCGTTTGAGTTGACCCGTGCCCAAAAACGGGTCGTTAATGAGATTTGCTTGGACTTAAAGTCACCCAAGCATATGAATCGTTTGCTTCAAGGTGACGTGGGATCCGGTAAAACAATCGTGGCGGCCATCGTTATGTATGCGGCGATTACGGCCGGGTATCAGGCGGCGTTGATGGCACCAACTGAAATCTTGGCCGAACAACACGCTGATAATTTAGCACAAGTCTTTGCCGACACGGATGTCAACGTCGCGCTGTTAACGGGTGCGACCAAGCCGGCTGCCCGCAAAACATTGTTAGCAGCACTGGCTGCTGGTGAAATCAACCTATTGATTGGCACGCACGCTCTGATCCAGGACGGGGTGGCTTATGCCAATTTGGGATTAGTCATAACTGATGAACAGCACCGTTTCGGTGTCAATCAACGGGCGGCTTTTCGCCAAAAAGGCGGACAGCCAGATACGTTGGCCATGACGGCGACCCCGATTCCGAGGACGTTAGCAATTACGGCGTATGGCGAAATGGATGTTTCTGAAATCGATGAATTGCCGGCAGGTCGGCAACCAATCCAAACCACGTGGGTGCGGAGCAATCAAGCCAATTCGGCGTTAAGCTTTGTCCATCAACAGATTGATAATGGTTCCCAAGCCTACGTCGTGACACCATTGATTGAAGAATCAGAAACGTTAGATGTTAAAAACGCTGAAGCCCTGTCAGCTAATTTACAAGAGTATTTTGGGACTAGTGTCAAAGTTGGGCTGTTGCATGGCCGTATGAAACCTGAGGAAAAAGACACGGTCATGGCGGCCTTTAAAGCGGGTGACATTCAGTTGCTCGTCTCGACGACAGTTATCGAAGTCGGGGTCGATGTTAAAAATGCCACGATTATGATGATCTATGATGCTGATCGTTTTGGCTTGGCCCAACTGCATCAATTGCGTGGGCGGGTTGGCCGGGGCACCAAAGCATCATACTGTATTTTGGTGGCCGACCCTAAGAATCAGCAGGGGATTGAACGGATGCAGATTATGACACAAACGACTAATGGGTTTGTTCTGGCGCAAAAAGACTTAGAATTACGTGGTGCCGGTGATGTGTTAGGGGTCAAACAATCGGGGATGCCAGAATTTAAAGTGGGTGACCCAATTGCGGATTTAACGGTTCTGCAAGTTGCCCAGCAGGATGCCCACGCAATCGTGCAGCAACCGGATTGGCAAAGTCAACCGAATAATCAAGCTTTGGCAGCTTATTTAAGCCAGAAACTAGCCGCAGTTGGCACGCTCGATTAA
- the acpP gene encoding acyl carrier protein — protein sequence MTKEEIFDKIADIIADRFEVDKATITNEMNLQTDLDADSIDFVEFVLELEDTFGSEISDEDAEKLSTVGEVVDYVAAHQAK from the coding sequence ATGACGAAAGAAGAAATTTTCGATAAAATTGCGGATATCATTGCTGATCGGTTTGAAGTTGATAAAGCAACGATTACCAACGAAATGAACTTGCAAACCGATTTGGATGCTGATTCCATCGATTTTGTTGAGTTTGTACTGGAATTAGAAGACACCTTTGGTAGCGAAATCTCAGACGAAGATGCCGAAAAATTGTCAACGGTCGGCGAAGTTGTCGATTATGTGGCAGCGCACCAAGCAAAATAA